The sequence GCCCTAAGTGTGCGCTTAAGGAAAGAATTGCAAAGCACTTGCACCATAGGTGCGCAAATGCTACTTTTACCGCAAAATTACCACACAGCTTTTGCTTTAGCGCATAGGCTTAAGGGCATTGGAGTGGATTACTTAGTCATTAAGCCCTATTCGCAGCATTTATTCAGTAAAACGCGCCAGTATGAGGGATTAGACTATAGTGCGTATCTTTCTTTAGAATCTCAGCTTGAAACTTTAAATGATGAGCATTTTAGCGTTGTGTTTCGCGCCTCCACTATGCGCAAACTCCAAACTAAGCAGCCCTATACTACCTGCTATTCTACGCCATATTTTTGGGGATATATCTCCTCAAATGGCGATGTATATGGGTGTAGCTGCTATTTGGGGCAGGATAAATTTGCGTATGGGAACATTAATGAGCAGAGTTTTGAAGAGATTTGGACGGGTGAAAAGAGAAAGAAAAGCGCCGAATATGTGCGAGAGAAGTTAGATATTTCACAATGCCGCGTAAATTGCCGTATGGATTCTGTAAATCGCTATTTATGGGAGCTTCAGCACCCAAATGGACATATAAATTTTATTTAAAAGGGATAAAGATGAGC is a genomic window of Helicobacter jaachi containing:
- a CDS encoding radical SAM/SPASM domain-containing protein; the protein is MSDKFRIDSHKLIFHPQRVSAWQQAYGDWEKEKHIYPIYVEVSPYGGCNHRCTFCGVDYMGYKSIKIDLEVYAKRIEEMGRLGVKSVMFAGEGEPFLHKDLPQMSAISVQSGVDVGITTNFVLASEKNLPLILQSASWIKVSLNAGDKESYALIHRTKEADFEKVLANLALSVRLRKELQSTCTIGAQMLLLPQNYHTAFALAHRLKGIGVDYLVIKPYSQHLFSKTRQYEGLDYSAYLSLESQLETLNDEHFSVVFRASTMRKLQTKQPYTTCYSTPYFWGYISSNGDVYGCSCYLGQDKFAYGNINEQSFEEIWTGEKRKKSAEYVREKLDISQCRVNCRMDSVNRYLWELQHPNGHINFI